A single window of Nasonia vitripennis strain AsymCx chromosome 4, Nvit_psr_1.1, whole genome shotgun sequence DNA harbors:
- the LOC100123533 gene encoding probable ribonuclease ZC3H12C isoform X5, whose translation MVQFRGITLRNDAKCQRLDMTITGKKYVDCSVLSSSAGGVAEAEDSSYDSDYEAGDSSPTPSPQHHQHHRRRSSRRRRSTATTLQQHSDVSRTSSDTLAAEFAEYVTVHGANATSQTPGYTARVEFALKLGYTERLVQTALQKLGPEPAQNELLAELIRLGSGPGCKHADTIPDDLAEALLPDSESQLSQLDVKSQTEETTTTSLRPIVIDGSNVAMSHGNKEVFSCRGIRICVDWFRARGHREITVFVPKWRKEASRPDNPVVEQEILGELERERLLVFTPSRLVGGKRMVCYDDRYILRLAAEVDGVVVSNDNYRDLAQESPEFRKVVEERILMYSFVNDRFMPPDDPLGRSGPTLDNFLKLGPRRAEPVPPCPYAKKCTYGNKCKFRHPERGPHPHKSVTERLVEHAQRQLQARGPSLSLPLQQQQTHRQHKSLAKTQSWAAADSSAYASSVLKSRSEENVGGADYVHSVTPTQNNQGYPSSLGWVAPRVSNPEPEPANMHRKLQRQLTLNPSCDPRINQLRRYHQQQMPQCHPNQSNVVPLQNRQLTRLASNESSYPVSMSWGLQQQRQPRHQHVTRIASAPDSYRAWPPRAGNSTSNGVAMGPPIMSGQRLGASDTQLNIASSWPSPPQQQQQQEATRRHLHYHLANIFPDEQVRAAMALHPHETDPQQICAAILTMFPKM comes from the exons ATGGTGCAGTTTCGAGGAATCACGCTCAGGAACGACGCCAAGTGCCAACGGCTAGACATGACGATCACCGGAAAG AAGTACGTGGACTGTTCGGTACTGAGCAGTAGTGCCGGTGGAGTAGCCGAGGCCGAGGACTCGTCGTACGACAGTGACTACGAGGCCGGTGACTCGTCGCCTACGCCGTCGCCTCAACATCATCAGCATCATCGGCGTCGTTCGTCCAGGAGACGACGTAGCACCGCGACGACGCTTCAACAACACTCGGACGTCTCGAGAACCAGCTCTGACACACTGGCTGCCGAGTTTGCCGAGTATGTCACTGTTCACGGAGCCAATGCCACGAGTCAGACGCCTG GCTACACTGCCCGAGTGGAGTTCGCCCTGAAGCTCGGCTACACGGAGCGACTCGTGCAAACGGCTCTACAAAAGCTCGGCCCCGAGCCAGCTCAGAACGAGCTACTAGCCGAGCTGATCAGACTAGGCTCCGGACCCGGTTGCAAGCATGCCGACACGATCCCGGACGATCTGGCCGAAGCTCTGCTGCCCGACTCCGAAAGTCAGCTGAGCCAGCTGGACGTCAAGAGTCAAACGGAGGAGACAACCACGACAAGCCTGAGGCCGATCGTCATCGACGGCAGCAACGTCGCCATGAGCCACGGCAACAAGGAGGTGTTCTCCTGTCGCGGCATTCGCATCTGCGTCGACTGGTTCCGAGCCCGAGGGCACCGCGAGATCACCGTATTCGTGCCCAAGTGGCGCAAGGAGGCCTCGAGACCCGACAATCCCGTCGTCGAGCAGGAGATCCTCGGAGAGCTCGAACGCGAGAGGCTCCTCGTATTCACGCCGTCCAG GCTCGTCGGAGGCAAGCGAATGGTGTGCTACGACGACCGCTACATCCTGAGGCTGGCTGCAGAGGTGGACGGCGTCGTCGTGAGCAACGACAACTATCGGGACCTCGCACAGGAGAGCCCGGAGTTTCGCAAGGTCGTGGAAGAGCGTATCCTCATGTACAGCTTCGTAAACGATCGGTTCATGCCGCCGGATGACCCACTCGGAAGGAGCGGACCTACCCTCGACAACTTTCTCAAACTCGGGCCGCGGCGAGCCGAGCCCGTACCGCCCTGTCCATACGCCAAG AAGTGCACCTACGGCAACAAGTGCAAGTTCCGGCACCCGGAGCGCGGACCGCATCCGCACAAATCCGTGACGGAGCGCTTAGTCGAGCACGCCCAGCGTCAGCTGCAAGCTCGCGGACCAAGTCTCAGCTTGCctctgcagcagcaacaaacTCACCGTCAGCACAAGTCATTGGCAAAGACGCAGTCCTGGGCTGCAGCCGATTCCTCGGCCTACGCGAGCTCCGTGCTCAAGAGCAGGTCCGAGGAGAACGTCGGCGGCGCCGATTACGTTCACTCGGTCACCCCGACTCAGAATAACCAAG GTTATCCGTCGTCGCTGGGCTGGGTAGCGCCGAGGGTGTCAAATCCCGAGCCGGAGCCAGCTAACATGCACAGGAAGCTACAGCGACAGTTGACGCTCAATCCCAGCTGTGATCCTAGGATTAATCAGCTGCGCAGATATCACCAACAGCAGATGCCGCAGTGTCATCCAAACCAGTCAAACGTCGTTCCGTTGCAAAATAGGCAGCTCACAAGACTGGCCAGTAACGAATCCTCCTACCCTGTCTCGATGAG CTGGGGCCTACAGCAGCAACGTCAACCTCGTCACCAGCACGTGACGCGCATAGCCTCGGCACCAGACTCGTATCGAGCCTGGCCGCCGCGAGCTGGCAACAGCACTAGTAACGGCGTCGCGATGGGACCACCGATAATGTCCGGCCAGCGACTCGGTGCCTCGGACACACAGCTGAACATCGCATCGAGCTGGCCGTCGCCTcctcagcagcaacaacagcaggaagCCACTCGACGACATCTCCACTATCATTTGGCAAACATCTTTCCCGATGAGCAAGTTCGGGCAGCCATGGCTCTACATCCCCACGAGACCGATCCACAGCAGATCTGCGCTGCCATTCTCACGATGTTCCCGAAAATGTAA
- the LOC100123533 gene encoding endoribonuclease rege-1 isoform X7, with product MVQFRGITLRNDAKCQRLDMTITGKYVDCSVLSSSAGGVAEAEDSSYDSDYEAGDSSPTPSPQHHQHHRRRSSRRRRSTATTLQQHSDVSRTSSDTLAAEFAEYVTVHGANATSQTPGYTARVEFALKLGYTERLVQTALQKLGPEPAQNELLAELIRLGSGPGCKHADTIPDDLAEALLPDSESQLSQLDVKSQTEETTTTSLRPIVIDGSNVAMSHGNKEVFSCRGIRICVDWFRARGHREITVFVPKWRKEASRPDNPVVEQEILGELERERLLVFTPSRLVGGKRMVCYDDRYILRLAAEVDGVVVSNDNYRDLAQESPEFRKVVEERILMYSFVNDRFMPPDDPLGRSGPTLDNFLKLGPRRAEPVPPCPYAKKCTYGNKCKFRHPERGPHPHKSVTERLVEHAQRQLQARGPSLSLPLQQQQTHRQHKSLAKTQSWAAADSSAYASSVLKSRSEENVGGADYVHSVTPTQNNQGYPSSLGWVAPRVSNPEPEPANMHRKLQRQLTLNPSCDPRINQLRRYHQQQMPQCHPNQSNVVPLQNRQLTRLASNESSYPVSMSWGLQQQRQPRHQHVTRIASAPDSYRAWPPRAGNSTSNGVAMGPPIMSGQRLGASDTQLNIASSWPSPPQQQQQQEATRRHLHYHLANIFPDEQVRAAMALHPHETDPQQICAAILTMFPKM from the exons ATGGTGCAGTTTCGAGGAATCACGCTCAGGAACGACGCCAAGTGCCAACGGCTAGACATGACGATCACCGGAAAG TACGTGGACTGTTCGGTACTGAGCAGTAGTGCCGGTGGAGTAGCCGAGGCCGAGGACTCGTCGTACGACAGTGACTACGAGGCCGGTGACTCGTCGCCTACGCCGTCGCCTCAACATCATCAGCATCATCGGCGTCGTTCGTCCAGGAGACGACGTAGCACCGCGACGACGCTTCAACAACACTCGGACGTCTCGAGAACCAGCTCTGACACACTGGCTGCCGAGTTTGCCGAGTATGTCACTGTTCACGGAGCCAATGCCACGAGTCAGACGCCTG GCTACACTGCCCGAGTGGAGTTCGCCCTGAAGCTCGGCTACACGGAGCGACTCGTGCAAACGGCTCTACAAAAGCTCGGCCCCGAGCCAGCTCAGAACGAGCTACTAGCCGAGCTGATCAGACTAGGCTCCGGACCCGGTTGCAAGCATGCCGACACGATCCCGGACGATCTGGCCGAAGCTCTGCTGCCCGACTCCGAAAGTCAGCTGAGCCAGCTGGACGTCAAGAGTCAAACGGAGGAGACAACCACGACAAGCCTGAGGCCGATCGTCATCGACGGCAGCAACGTCGCCATGAGCCACGGCAACAAGGAGGTGTTCTCCTGTCGCGGCATTCGCATCTGCGTCGACTGGTTCCGAGCCCGAGGGCACCGCGAGATCACCGTATTCGTGCCCAAGTGGCGCAAGGAGGCCTCGAGACCCGACAATCCCGTCGTCGAGCAGGAGATCCTCGGAGAGCTCGAACGCGAGAGGCTCCTCGTATTCACGCCGTCCAG GCTCGTCGGAGGCAAGCGAATGGTGTGCTACGACGACCGCTACATCCTGAGGCTGGCTGCAGAGGTGGACGGCGTCGTCGTGAGCAACGACAACTATCGGGACCTCGCACAGGAGAGCCCGGAGTTTCGCAAGGTCGTGGAAGAGCGTATCCTCATGTACAGCTTCGTAAACGATCGGTTCATGCCGCCGGATGACCCACTCGGAAGGAGCGGACCTACCCTCGACAACTTTCTCAAACTCGGGCCGCGGCGAGCCGAGCCCGTACCGCCCTGTCCATACGCCAAG AAGTGCACCTACGGCAACAAGTGCAAGTTCCGGCACCCGGAGCGCGGACCGCATCCGCACAAATCCGTGACGGAGCGCTTAGTCGAGCACGCCCAGCGTCAGCTGCAAGCTCGCGGACCAAGTCTCAGCTTGCctctgcagcagcaacaaacTCACCGTCAGCACAAGTCATTGGCAAAGACGCAGTCCTGGGCTGCAGCCGATTCCTCGGCCTACGCGAGCTCCGTGCTCAAGAGCAGGTCCGAGGAGAACGTCGGCGGCGCCGATTACGTTCACTCGGTCACCCCGACTCAGAATAACCAAG GTTATCCGTCGTCGCTGGGCTGGGTAGCGCCGAGGGTGTCAAATCCCGAGCCGGAGCCAGCTAACATGCACAGGAAGCTACAGCGACAGTTGACGCTCAATCCCAGCTGTGATCCTAGGATTAATCAGCTGCGCAGATATCACCAACAGCAGATGCCGCAGTGTCATCCAAACCAGTCAAACGTCGTTCCGTTGCAAAATAGGCAGCTCACAAGACTGGCCAGTAACGAATCCTCCTACCCTGTCTCGATGAG CTGGGGCCTACAGCAGCAACGTCAACCTCGTCACCAGCACGTGACGCGCATAGCCTCGGCACCAGACTCGTATCGAGCCTGGCCGCCGCGAGCTGGCAACAGCACTAGTAACGGCGTCGCGATGGGACCACCGATAATGTCCGGCCAGCGACTCGGTGCCTCGGACACACAGCTGAACATCGCATCGAGCTGGCCGTCGCCTcctcagcagcaacaacagcaggaagCCACTCGACGACATCTCCACTATCATTTGGCAAACATCTTTCCCGATGAGCAAGTTCGGGCAGCCATGGCTCTACATCCCCACGAGACCGATCCACAGCAGATCTGCGCTGCCATTCTCACGATGTTCCCGAAAATGTAA